Below is a genomic region from Cloeon dipterum chromosome 2, ieCloDipt1.1, whole genome shotgun sequence.
TGGATATTTATGGACCGATAAAGAACAACagtattgaaattaaaattgagaaatatttttttggttggAGAGGGAAATTTGTCAATCTTTTTAGGTACGgtcattaaaagaaaattaaaaaaataaatgccaagatataaaaattgcttgttATTCGTCTCATctataaattttcacttcaaaccgattattttaaattacttataTGAAAATGTCATTAGTGAAATTCACGTTGAACcgcgtttttttttagtttattttcgtTATCGGCGCGGAACGAGCGGAAAAGCACTGACGATCAGGGACATTTTGCGCCCTCGTGTGCCTTATGAGAAACGGTCTCGAGGCCACGTGGTAGGCGCTGGCAGCACGTGCACGGTGCGCGTGTGCGACAATGTCGGTTGGGTCTCAGAACACGCCGCTGGTGGTGCTCGCTGGTAGTCGCCGCGAGTTGGAATGCGGTGAACGCAGGTCGGCGGCCGAAACAGCGCGCCCGGCCATGGATAGGGCCTcgggcggcggccgccgccgcaggaACTCGACCAAGAGTGAGTCAGCTTCAGGGGGTTGTCCAGGCGGACCGGGGGCGGAGTAAGGGCCCTTCCGGGGGCCGCATCCGGCCCGAGACGTATCTGTCCCCCGATTTCGCCATTTTGGAATTGGGGATTGTGTTTTTAGGGGTTTTTGCGGAATTTTCGGCGGCCGAATTGATACCACCCTCGGGGCCCGAACGCAGCAACGCCTTTTTAAGGCACGCGCGGTGGAGTCACGGTGGTAGCGACACGGCGTCGGGATTTGGGGCCGGAAGCTGCCTCCCCggcgcattatttatttctcggcTGGCTATCTTTCGAGAACGGCGAAcggaataattattgtgataGGATTACAATGCAAAAATGCGATCGATGAGTCGGAGTATACGGACGTGTTGATTCAATTAGCCGATCGACCGAGCGTTGCGTTCTTTCTCCGTGGGGCTCCCTCGCGGCCGCGGCTACCGACTCTCCGCGCTCCCGTCTTTCGATTTGTTCTTCTTGTTGGCTATTTTTAGGTAAGCCGTGGCTATTCTGGATACCGAACCGTTGAACGCGCGACAGAGAATCTTTTCGCCGCTCTTGCGCCCATCTACAATTAATTGTGCCTCCAAAAGAGAGCAGCATTCCATTGTCTCCAGCCTGAATACCTGGGGGTTCTCTCGAAATAAGAGAGTAAAAATCGATTGACAAACATGCCGGGAAAAACGGTTTCGTGCCAGTTCTACTTGAGAATTGGCTTGAAATCGATTGTGCCACACCGAATATGGCTTCGGTTGATTTTACACTGCGgcagaaattttttctttaacagCACAGTCATGCAAATAATCCTCTTCGTGTCCTTTGCATAGTATACAATACTGTAATAtccatatttaattattcaggcTCTTCCCCATAAATCATAGGGTGTCTCGTGGGGTTATGTAACGGAATTTGCTCAAATGCCCTAACTAACTGATGGTTTGAAAACATTCGGTTAATGACTCTAGAATGGCATCTTCGtgttattatcatttttaagtaaaaacaCATTAATTAGAAAGAATTTAAACCAGGTTGTTGTaacgaaaatttgaaatttgtatattCGTGTAAATAAATGCaggaaacaattattattgtaaccTATAAATTTGATACGTACTGCTaaatccagaaaaaatatttaaacccgACTCTACTACTCTAAAAATAGGGAAAGAGCTAGAAATATTTATAGGTTGTCTTTTTTATGTGTGAGGGCACACTGATCAACTATGTCACCctttataaaaatcatgattttatatCGGTAGGGAAATTTTACACACAgttgaaatcaaattcaagcacatgaatatttcaagcaactttattttttttttaattcaaaattgtttggtGATTTGTTTCCAAAATCCACCAAAAAGGTGTTTGGTGAGTAACAATTAATGATGCAACACGTTGTCAATGTCTGCCCTTTAAAAGATTCCACTCTACCTCCCACATCAAGAGTATTTCAACTCCAATTAAGGAGCTCAAAAACTGTCGCAAGTTTTTAAACGGAAAATTATACACatatttattcatgaaatatttctattgTCTTTATTCAGGTCGGAACCAGTGGCGCCAGTCAAGCCGGAAGCCTCCACAGAAGGAGGCGGCCAGCAAGGAGGCCACCCCCGCCCCCGCCCCCGTGCCCGAGCCCGAGCCCGTGCCCGTACCCGAGCCCACCCCTGTTGAAGTGTCTGAGCCCAAGGTGGCCACGCCGCCAGAGCAGCCCGAGGTTGTGGCTGAACCCAAGGCGCCGAGCCCGCCACCCCCTCAGCAGGCCGCCAAGGAGGCGTCGCCGCCCCACGTGTCGCCGCCCAGCAACGCAAAGACTGCATCACCGGCCCCTGCTGCTGCGCCTGTTGAGCCATCTCCTCCGCCTAAGGTAAGAACTGAAGGTCGAATTTCAGTTTGTCATCACTGCAATTTgagtaaatcaaaattcttcTCAATAAATCCAacttaatttagtttaaacatCGCAATTTTGCagaagagattttttaatttatctgaaacattaaaatgtgCTACCAGTGTGAACATAATGATGAGACTCACTTCCTAAATGCCAAACTAGAGTTTCTGATCCATGTGATTGGCCAGGAATCTGAATTGTCCACACTACGAGAGATGTTTAAGTTCAAttagattgaattttaatttaaatttttctaaatttgtcatttatttaaatttgcaaaccgGAGGAATTTcaagtgatatttttattaagacaatttatttatttattagttgATGACACCTCGTGTTTTTTCCGGTAAAATGCGGTGACCCCTGAAACAATTTCCGTTTAGAATTTAATACAGTTTACCAGCTCTTTTCTGtactaaaaaatcaaataaaaccgGCTTTAGTATGTGATGCGGGTTAcgctatttaaatttcagttttatttccaTATGTCCAATATAAAACGTGCAATCAGTGCTCGGTGACGACTGCCTGTTTGCGTCAAAGTCGCAATCAAGTGTTGATATGACATCGTCGCCAAACGTCAACACTTTGATTTTAACAAGTTGTCTGTTTCGGTTGTTCAGGAGGAGCCCAAAATGGTCACCGTGGAGGATAAACTGGTGGCAGCCAAAAACGAGGAGAACGCGAGAGTCGTCTCAGACTCAGTCGCAGCCCCTGCCTCAGACAATGGCTCAAACACTCCTACTGTGATCGAGCAGCAGCTTCCAGAGCTGACTTCCAAGTTGGTCTATTCTGATGGTGCGTAATGAAAACTActctttgtaatttaatttgataactTTCTAAATTACAGACCAATGGAGTCCATCTAATACGTCGGGAAAAAAGAAGTACGCCAGAGACTTCTTAATGCAATTGCAATATAACTCGCAATCTCTGAAGAGGCCGGAAGACCTCCCTAAGCTAGAAGTTGTGATAGACAAGGTAAGACAGTGCAGTGTCCAACTctataaatcaatatatttcaaacacACGTGATGAGACCCATTTCCTAAATAATGCCAAACTAGAGTTTCTGATCCATGTGATTGGTCAGGAATCTGATTCGTTAATGCaaccaacaaatttaaataaatcttatttatttgttcacttTCTAACTTTTTACTCCCTTTGCAGAGTCGACCAGTGAACACGAGACCCGTGGGTAATCTTAACAGAACTGATGCTGGTAATCTTTTGATGCCAACTTTCATGAATCCAGCTTCGCGTGGGGTAATGCAATACAATGGCGTTCGTTCATTTGGACTAAATGGTCCTTGCGCTTCCCAGTCTCTATTGCGCAAGAGCAGCCAGCAGGGCAAACCAAAACCGACAAAGGTCATTCTCAACCTCTCGCTCAACGAAGACGTCAAGCTGAACGAGACGGAGAACGCGTGGAAGCCCAACGTCCTCAGCCAAACGTCCAAGTCTGACGACGTCAACCTCGAGAACGAGGACCTCTTCAAGCGCTTCCGCGCCGTGCTTAATAAGCTCACGCCGCAGAAGTTTGAAATCCTTGTCGAGCAGGTTAAGAAGATGGATATCGACACTAAGGAGAAGTTGAAAGGGGTCATCGACCTTGTATTTGATAaggtacattttttattaacttagGATTGTCCTACGTGTGATTTTAATGcattaatgtaaatttttaaccgatttttttcaaacccaGTGTTATATATCTCGAAGCGTCtctaaatataataatttaacatatTCTAGTCTGTCGACGAGCCTGGCTTTTGCGAAATGTACGCCAAGTTGTGCTACGTGCTGTCGCGGCTGAACGTGGTCGTGAGCAAGACCAACGACGGCAAGGGCAAGACAGAAGAGGCCTTCAACTTCAAGAAGGAGCTCCTGCACCGGTGTCAGGAGGAGTTCCAGAAGGAGAAGCAAAGCAAGTCGAGACTCAATGAGCAGAGCCAGATATTGCTCAAGGAGATTGACGAGGCTACTGGCGATAAGAAGAGGGAACTCATAGCTCAGCTGGAAGAAGATGAGAGGCGCATGCGGAAGAAGTATGTCGGCGTCAATAGGTGCGTACTTCtgcttcatttaatttattggtttaaGTTAAAAAGTGTGCAATTTGTGTGAACATAATGATGAGACTCATTTCCTAATTGCCAAACTAGAGTTTCTGATCTATGTGATTGGTCAGGAATCTGATATGTTCACTTAATCCTTGTAATGTATTAATAAACTTACCTCTGAAATTTatggttgaaataaaataaaatctgttagccagtttacaaataaaacaaatctgtagcattaaatttttgcacgaAACTTGTCTGGTATCCAAATTCTAAATGAAGCCGTAACACTAATAATCTGTCTCTTCACAGGTTTATTGGCGAACTGtacaaaatgcaaatgttgAACGGCAACATAATGATGCAGTGCATCTGCAAGTTGCTGGAGAGCAGCAATGAGGAATCGCTCGAGTGCCTTTGCAAACTATTGACCACGATAGGCCAGGACCTAGAGACGCGAcaagaaaaagataaaaaagtttGCGTAAGTCAAAGCTCTTAATTTAACCGAACTCagttgtttaaataattatttcaacctCTCGCAGGATCTGGAACCGCAAATCAAGATTATGAGGCAGATCGCAGGCAACAGGAAGAACGGCGTGTCTTCCCGCATCCGTTTCATGATTCAGGACGTTATTGAGCTGCGCGAGGCTAACTGGAAGTCTCGCCGAGGCGACCAGGCGCCCAAGACGATGGACGCTATCGCCAAGGAGGCCGAGCAGGAGCACATGGCCATCAACCTTAATCAACAGACACCAATGCGTGGCTCCAAAGACGACCGGGACAGGTAGGCACAATTCTTTTatcctattttttattttaattttttttaactcagtATCAAGTAtactaattttgtaataatttcagGCCTGGAAAGCGTGGTCGCGGAGGCATGTCTGACGACGGTTGGATGACAAGCGGAGGTGGCAACCGGTTGCCATCGAGCATGCCCAGATCAGCACCGATCGACTCTAATAAACTGAAGCAAATCAAGCCGCAGGAGGAGCATAGCTTGGGCTCGCTTGGCTCTCGTGACCAGTTCACCAACTGGAGCAAGGGTAGCAGCAGCTCCAACTCCAAGGGCAAGGTGGATCCTGTCGTTCCTCAGACTAACAACAAATACAACCTGCTCTCTCAGGACATGGACAAACAGCCTCTGTAAGTGTCAATTTCGCATATTTGGTATTATTGGTTGATGCCTCATATATTTCTATACTGATAGATTATCGCACATCACAGAAAAACGGcccatttattattattacttttgtaaataatgacCCTGGGCctttattaatgaaattctATTTGACTCTTGGAGAAACGTGTCTGGAAAGGTTCCAATAAGTCATTTCTACTGTGCTTTCTTCTAAAAtgtcatttataaatttacatattaattatGACATAGAATTAacgaatttgatattttccagGATGACCATGAGTGGTTCTCAGGGACAAAACTCACGGCCCAGGCGATCTCGGGATAACCTGATCGGCAAAAATAGTTCCTCAGGTAATTCAGTTGGGCTAGCCACAAATGCCGCCGCAACTGACCTTTTGCTGCGTCCAGAAGGTTCCTCGGTGAACCGTCATAGTCGCTCCAATTCGCGGGAGGGCTCGCAGCAGCGCCAGGTTGAGGCGCTGGTGGCGCCGCAAGCCAAGGCCAAGCCTGTGGCCAAGGAGGAGGTGCCCATTCTTGGCGCTGACGAGTTGGAAAAGAAGGCCTCATTGCTACTCGACGAGTATCTCAACAGCGATAACCGAAGCGTGAGttttcgaattttgaaaataattacatactTCAATGacatcttttaatttttctgtaaaatattgccctttaatataaattgtatttttttctgcataaTATTCATCTCTTGTCTTGTGTTTTGTAGGAATTGGTTCGGACGATGCGGTCCGAAATGAACAGCAGTCAGTACCAAGAGGCGTTGTACTGCTGGATCAACAGAAGTTTGGACTGGACTGGCACGAAACGCGCCAAGCTGTCGGAAGCGATGAAGCTGTTGTTTAGCGAAGAGCTGTTCACCACGACGGTGCTGAGCGACAACTTCAAAGAATTCCTTAATGTCGCCTCGGATGCCATCATCGACATCcccaaaattttcacttatttGGCGGAAATCTATggtaaaatcaatattaatacAGCAATTGTGTTGtacttacatttttttgtaattatagcTCCTCTTATCGCGAGCGGAGTGGTCACTTTTGCTACTCTCGAAGAATCGTTTATGTCTAGTGATAAGGATAGTTCCGTTCGAATGCTGCTAGCGTGCTTCCGCCATTTAGAATTGTGCAAGGTAAGAGTCGCACTGCTCTTTAATCCTATCTTGACTCTAACGTTCTTAAATCTGCTCAGGGTCCCGCTTGGATACGAACGAACTGGCAGAAATGCAACATGCAATTGCGCAAATTCTCCTCAGAGGTGGACAAATTCCTCGCTGACAATGTAAGTCCGGACcgatttgattgaaaataattatttattaaccgATCTCGTTCCCATTGCAGCATTTGACTTATTTATCTGAGAGCAGTAGGGATTTCCAAGTGGCGACAACCCCTAGAATGTCGGCCCAGGAGATGCACGACCGTGTCGTCACTCTCATTCAGGCAGACAGTCTGGTTTTTGAAGATGTATCACTCTACATCGACGTAAGTATTTTCAATGAAGAGTGATttgattggattttaaaacctatcaatttaaaatttccaggttAACGtcggaaatgaaattaagaCTCCTAAGTATATCCGTGCCTTGACTACGACGGTTTGTGAAGTTTCAACCTCAAGTGAGTAGCCCCCTTCCTTTTGCCCGCTTTGATTCCAATTCTTACGTCTCCATTTTTTGCGCAGATGAGCAGCATAGGCTGAGTGAGGACATGTTCAACAGATACAGCCGACTGATCTGCAAGTACGTGGATCAGGTTCCGGACCTTGAAATGCACGCACTCTACGCCATCCAGGCGTTTGTTACAAGACTGCAGCACCCGCCAAGTGAGTACAAAGCTAAACTGACGCTGCAAGATGACTAACTGTGAGATTGAATTTGTGCCTGACTAACCACCGCGTTTTATCAATTCCCCTCCCCACTctacttgaaattaattcaacacctaattgatattttaagcgTTGGTTTGAAACCGAATGGATTTTGcatttgagtttttaaatttggatattCATTGACTTTAgaattattgtattttgtcCAGACTATTTTTGGCTAGCTCTGCTTatggatattaaaatatttatcattattgCTATCAAGGTTTGGAAAATCACCATGCTGCTTgcaatgaatattaaaaatatattaattaattattcttattttgtttattaattttatgtatttttctgtttttattaacattttattgtattaaaattaaaaatatacaattttttttatatcaaagtGTCAGTTTTCGACCCTTAAGGATACAAagtcatgaatttttaatccaaaatccTATGCCTTTTTTTCgcatgcaaaacaaaatttgttgcacCTTTATGCCTCAAGTTGGTTTCGATTTTGAACTAACCCAAAATCTGAAATGATGAGTCTTCAAAAGTGTATCCGAATTCAATCAAGTGATGGCACAAATTCAGCTCAACAGGTCTGAccagatgaaaaataatcgtttAGGTCCTTGCCCTCCTTATTTCAAGAGGCacagttgaataattttgtcctaattttttattgcagcccTGCTCCGGACGATCCTGACGCTTCTGCTGGAGGAGATGATCTTGTCCAAGGACGCAATCCGCGCGTGGATCAACAGTGATGACGCGGCCGAGCAGGAGGGGCGCGGCGTGGCCCTCAAGTCGATCCACCAGTTCATCACGTGGCTCGAGGAGCCCGAGGAGTCTGGCGAGGAAGGCTCCTGAGCCCCCTTGCACGAGTTAGTCAGCATCGTGGGGCGCTCCCTCTTACCTCATCCCGTTCCACACCTTTTAACTTGACAAATTTTGTACTTTATTATATATACAATATTTATAtcatatacacacacgctgTCTATTTTCTTCATgttctgaattttaaacacgcgaaattgttttttctctcttctctgtTGGAGTCTCGCGATGTTTCCGATTTGCGAGTTTTGGTTGTCAGCCTTCCCACCCTCTGTCCCGTCCCCTCGCCCCGTTTAGACCCCCTGCGTAGTGTATTTCGTGCGGAGTCGCGAGTGCGGCAGGCTCGAGGATTCAAGAAAGTGTCTATTTAATATTACCACTGTGATATTTTCCACTTGTCGGATTTTCTCGGCCCCCCCAGTGTCGGATCGGTGAATCATAGCGCAGGGACTGGACTTGGACGAATCATATTGTTTTTCTCTATCGTTTGTACGATGCCTCCCGATCGAAAAGGACTTCTCGAAAGTGTGCATATATATATGGAGGAGCCGATTTTGCAACGTGACTCAACTAAGCGGCAGCGACACGGAATTTCGTCTCCGCAAATGATTGAAACTTTCCCTCACAAAGCGACGCAAATGTAGCTAAGGGCCAGCAAGACACTCCCTTCCTCCCCCCCCAACGAAAACTCCCGCGATTGAAAGGATTTGTTAAAACTTTATGTCACTTAGTCTGTATGATTAAACAATTATGTTCTTTAACAAACTGGAGGAGTTATCATTATGGAACGAATGACTACAAGGACAAACTATGCAAGCGGCGCGTCAAGCAACTACGGATTTGCTATCAAAGAAACGTTGAAcgttaagaaaaattatgcatccgctcaaaaaataaacaaaaaatcatgaaaaaaaatatactacAAAAATCActgcttttcattttacaaatttccaTAAATCGTCTGAGGGAAAATctgttaaaatgatttatgtgtattatctattaaatttgaatgtaaTATTGTGATTATTCAGAAG
It encodes:
- the eIF4G1 gene encoding eukaryotic translation initiation factor 4 gamma 1 isoform X5, translating into MITEAAAAARPSDTRRPRLPPRPPHHGLRMVQPKPPPLGGCLMPGGPPPPPRHGGHQLLAAAAAAAAAAAPPPPYLQRAEQSYGGQGGHLYGAAAQNAGQQGMRAAQMQQPPNPSSTPPGQQQPQQMTQADLGKPTHAMQQQQSLQGNTHGYQYLQQQQPRGGPQQFLTRNQINPRMQQNQRPAPNTMSQTPLGYSQLPQQYMINSGMAANHQIFHVPYAPQQPNRNFFPPNVLPYYVFSNQQAQAVFHAQPGMQPTNVIYNTMSPSMMVRGSLNQPQSAQHVMPAPAPAPTPPHHQQQVVAPQMQSAGMPPPPPQQQPIQPNPPSARRKNAIKIIDPDSGKDVLEEMQHEKNSNAPTPPRSGDSSARQTPQPSQVDNNVAAEFAAKVAIAANDSGRPEEPAPAPVIVEAPRPTSAGPTNGPVEEPKPKAMVWVAPEPAKETPHVETVALEAPKEELPAPSKPQRLPKQQQPSPPAPVQPQEVPAALPEEQHAPEQLDGRNQWRQSSRKPPQKEAASKEATPAPAPVPEPEPVPVPEPTPVEVSEPKVATPPEQPEVVAEPKAPSPPPPQQAAKEASPPHVSPPSNAKTASPAPAAAPVEPSPPPKEEPKMVTVEDKLVAAKNEENARVVSDSVAAPASDNGSNTPTVIEQQLPELTSKLVYSDDQWSPSNTSGKKKYARDFLMQLQYNSQSLKRPEDLPKLEVVIDKSRPVNTRPVGNLNRTDAGNLLMPTFMNPASRGSLLRKSSQQGKPKPTKVILNLSLNEDVKLNETENAWKPNVLSQTSKSDDVNLENEDLFKRFRAVLNKLTPQKFEILVEQVKKMDIDTKEKLKGVIDLVFDKSVDEPGFCEMYAKLCYVLSRLNVVVSKTNDGKGKTEEAFNFKKELLHRCQEEFQKEKQSKSRLNEQSQILLKEIDEATGDKKRELIAQLEEDERRMRKKYVGVNRFIGELYKMQMLNGNIMMQCICKLLESSNEESLECLCKLLTTIGQDLETRQEKDKKVCDLEPQIKIMRQIAGNRKNGVSSRIRFMIQDVIELREANWKSRRGDQAPKTMDAIAKEAEQEHMAINLNQQTPMRGSKDDRDRPGKRGRGGMSDDGWMTSGGGNRLPSSMPRSAPIDSNKLKQIKPQEEHSLGSLGSRDQFTNWSKGSSSSNSKGKVDPVVPQTNNKYNLLSQDMDKQPLMTMSGSQGQNSRPRRSRDNLIGKNSSSGNSVGLATNAAATDLLLRPEGSSVNRHSRSNSREGSQQRQVEALVAPQAKAKPVAKEEVPILGADELEKKASLLLDEYLNSDNRSELVRTMRSEMNSSQYQEALYCWINRSLDWTGTKRAKLSEAMKLLFSEELFTTTVLSDNFKEFLNVASDAIIDIPKIFTYLAEIYAPLIASGVVTFATLEESFMSSDKDSSVRMLLACFRHLELCKGPAWIRTNWQKCNMQLRKFSSEVDKFLADNHLTYLSESSRDFQVATTPRMSAQEMHDRVVTLIQADSLVFEDVSLYIDVNVGNEIKTPKYIRALTTTVCEVSTSNEQHRLSEDMFNRYSRLICKYVDQVPDLEMHALYAIQAFVTRLQHPPTLLRTILTLLLEEMILSKDAIRAWINSDDAAEQEGRGVALKSIHQFITWLEEPEESGEEGS